The following are encoded in a window of Geobacter metallireducens GS-15 genomic DNA:
- a CDS encoding cytochrome c family protein: protein MKRTSRLAATLFVCFAIICAAVAAQATSPVFPVDREFYPYYPSLIKWNKSSVPFNAPEVCGGCHEKQYKEWNGSVHSLAFKDPVYQGELNKAVKAVGHDIARQCEGCHTPIGVVTGEVKAPGLAGLSAIALAGVSCDVCHSISGVTHQQTPARVAENGSFIMTPGVETTSGQALIKRGPIPNHKECGGGFHQCEESPLHLQANLCASCHQVYHYDDHFPIEATYNEWIAGPYAQKGIMCQDCHMVDVQTFKRTADQFVKPERKEYKHYFSGANYLLTYLASGAAKKAGDEELAKSMMNQYEMAVERLKSAADLELFPIYHNGKLDELKVRVKNIRAGHNLPTSLTNVRQMWLEITAKDENGKVVMTSGTLNPDGSLSEVARNFASDGMTKDFHFTVDPWSLVSFSKHDTIPPKGYRETYYGLHFPAGLKKVTIEAKLRFRQADQKVAEALLAAVPKDINLEQTYGLKAVPPLPVVDMAVKQVTVDTSSAS from the coding sequence ATGAAGCGAACGTCGCGCCTCGCCGCCACTCTCTTCGTCTGTTTCGCCATCATCTGTGCCGCCGTTGCGGCCCAGGCCACCTCGCCCGTCTTCCCCGTGGACCGGGAGTTCTACCCCTACTATCCGTCCCTCATCAAGTGGAACAAGTCGTCCGTCCCCTTCAATGCCCCCGAGGTCTGCGGAGGCTGCCACGAGAAGCAATACAAGGAGTGGAACGGCTCGGTTCACAGCCTCGCCTTCAAGGATCCGGTCTACCAGGGTGAACTCAACAAGGCAGTCAAGGCCGTGGGCCATGACATCGCACGGCAGTGCGAGGGATGCCACACCCCCATCGGCGTGGTCACCGGCGAGGTCAAGGCACCGGGTCTTGCGGGGCTTTCCGCCATCGCCCTTGCCGGCGTTTCCTGCGATGTCTGCCACTCCATCAGCGGTGTGACCCACCAGCAGACACCGGCGCGGGTCGCCGAGAACGGTTCCTTCATCATGACCCCCGGCGTGGAGACAACCAGCGGCCAGGCCCTCATCAAGCGCGGCCCCATCCCCAACCACAAGGAGTGCGGCGGAGGGTTCCACCAGTGCGAAGAATCCCCTCTCCACCTCCAGGCGAACCTCTGCGCCTCCTGCCACCAGGTCTACCACTACGATGACCACTTCCCCATCGAGGCCACGTACAACGAGTGGATTGCCGGCCCCTACGCCCAGAAGGGGATCATGTGCCAGGACTGCCACATGGTCGACGTCCAGACCTTCAAGCGGACCGCCGACCAGTTCGTGAAGCCCGAGCGCAAAGAGTACAAGCACTACTTCAGCGGTGCCAACTACCTCCTCACCTATCTGGCCTCCGGCGCCGCCAAAAAGGCAGGGGACGAGGAACTGGCCAAGAGCATGATGAACCAGTACGAGATGGCCGTGGAGCGGCTGAAATCCGCGGCGGACCTGGAACTATTCCCCATCTATCACAACGGGAAGCTCGACGAACTGAAGGTGCGGGTAAAGAACATCCGGGCCGGACACAACCTCCCCACGTCTCTCACCAACGTGCGTCAGATGTGGCTGGAGATCACCGCCAAGGACGAGAACGGCAAGGTGGTCATGACGAGCGGCACCCTCAACCCCGATGGATCACTTTCCGAAGTCGCCCGCAACTTCGCCTCCGACGGCATGACCAAAGACTTCCACTTCACCGTCGACCCATGGAGTCTTGTCAGTTTCTCCAAACACGACACCATTCCGCCCAAGGGGTACCGGGAGACATACTACGGGTTGCACTTCCCGGCAGGCCTGAAGAAGGTCACCATCGAAGCCAAGCTCCGGTTCCGCCAGGCCGACCAGAAGGTGGCCGAAGCACTCCTGGCCGCCGTGCCCAAGGACATCAACCTGGAGCAGACGTACGGCCTCAAGGCAGTCCCCCCCCTCCCCGTGGTTGATATGGCGGTGAAGCAGGTGACGGTGGATACGAGCTCCGCCTCTTGA
- the draG gene encoding ADP-ribosyl-[dinitrogen reductase] hydrolase: MPHLLDHHDIRSRARAAFIGLAVGDALGAPVEFMTAGEIRSKYGVLREIVGGGWLRLKPGQVTDDTEMSLCVARAIVAAGGWSLRGIAEEFAGWLRTKPVDVGDTCRRGIRNFMLKGSLETPFNQWDAGNGAAMRMLPAALYTLGDDDLLQRCALEQARITHNHPLSDAACITLGRIVHLALRGASKNRLHREADLLVADLPAFTFTPYRGLATGYVADTVQTVFHHFFRGRSFEECLVGTVNQGGDADTTGAICGMVAGAFYGMEGIPQRWLKKMDRKTMAEIAELSTRLIALSTPLRE; this comes from the coding sequence ATGCCCCACCTCCTCGATCATCACGATATCCGCTCCCGGGCCCGGGCCGCCTTCATCGGGCTGGCGGTGGGAGACGCCCTCGGCGCGCCGGTGGAATTCATGACGGCCGGGGAGATACGGTCCAAGTACGGCGTCCTGCGGGAGATCGTCGGTGGCGGATGGCTGCGGCTCAAACCGGGCCAGGTGACCGACGACACCGAGATGTCTCTCTGCGTGGCCCGGGCCATCGTTGCCGCTGGCGGATGGTCCCTGCGCGGCATCGCCGAAGAGTTCGCCGGATGGCTCAGGACAAAACCGGTGGATGTGGGGGACACCTGTCGCCGGGGCATCCGGAACTTCATGCTCAAGGGAAGCCTCGAAACCCCCTTCAACCAGTGGGACGCCGGCAATGGCGCCGCCATGCGGATGCTCCCGGCGGCCCTCTACACCCTCGGCGACGATGACCTCCTGCAGCGCTGCGCCCTGGAGCAGGCCCGCATCACCCACAACCACCCCCTTTCCGACGCCGCCTGCATCACCCTCGGGCGCATCGTCCACCTGGCGCTCCGAGGCGCATCCAAGAACCGTCTCCACCGGGAGGCAGACCTCCTCGTCGCCGACCTTCCCGCCTTCACCTTCACCCCTTACCGGGGACTCGCCACCGGCTACGTGGCCGACACCGTACAGACCGTTTTCCACCATTTCTTCCGGGGACGCAGCTTCGAGGAATGCCTCGTGGGAACCGTGAACCAGGGGGGGGATGCCGACACCACCGGTGCCATCTGCGGCATGGTGGCCGGGGCATTCTACGGGATGGAGGGAATTCCCCAAAGGTGGCTAAAGAAAATGGATCGAAAAACCATGGCCGAAATCGCAGAGCTTTCTACTCGCCTAATCGCCCTGTCAACGCCCCTTCGCGAATAA